From the genome of Flavobacterium ovatum, one region includes:
- the nqrF gene encoding NADH:ubiquinone reductase (Na(+)-transporting) subunit F yields the protein MIVLDINSTTIISSVIVFLLFITLLVSLILYAKSKLTPSGLVKIIINEDDEIETEAGSSLLTTLSNKKIFLPSACGGGGTCGTCKCQVLSGGGEILPTETPYFSRKEQQNNWRLGCQVKVKQNMEIVIPASILGIQKWECKVISNNNVATYIKELVVKLPEGEFLNFESGSYIQIDIPECEVDFEKDLYKIDSRFKEDYDKFGIWNLKMKNTEFIFRAYSMANHPAEGNIVMLNVRLATPPFDRKNGGFMKLNPGVASSYVFSLNPGDKVNVSGPFGDFHIKPTKREMIYIGGGAGMAPLRSHLFHIFHTLKEKDRKVSFWYGGRSSREVFYTKEYKEIEEEFPNFDYNIALSEPLPEDNWTGYTGFIHNVLFENYLKNHEAPEDVEYYICGPPMMNAAVLKMLDDLGVPQENIAFDDFGG from the coding sequence ATGATAGTATTAGATATAAATAGCACAACAATAATCAGTAGCGTAATTGTATTTTTACTCTTCATTACGCTGCTTGTATCTTTAATTCTGTATGCCAAATCAAAGCTTACTCCTTCGGGCTTAGTCAAGATAATTATAAACGAAGATGATGAAATTGAAACAGAAGCAGGTTCGTCCTTACTAACTACGTTGTCCAATAAAAAAATATTTTTACCCTCTGCCTGTGGTGGTGGTGGGACCTGTGGGACTTGTAAATGCCAAGTGCTTTCCGGTGGTGGCGAAATATTACCCACTGAAACACCGTATTTTTCTAGAAAAGAACAGCAAAATAATTGGAGATTGGGATGCCAAGTAAAGGTAAAACAGAATATGGAAATCGTTATACCTGCAAGCATTTTGGGTATCCAAAAATGGGAATGTAAAGTTATTTCTAATAACAATGTGGCTACTTACATCAAAGAATTAGTGGTTAAACTGCCCGAAGGTGAATTTTTAAACTTTGAATCAGGCTCCTACATTCAAATTGATATTCCGGAATGCGAAGTAGACTTTGAAAAGGATCTTTACAAAATTGATAGTCGTTTCAAAGAGGACTATGATAAATTTGGGATTTGGAATTTAAAAATGAAAAATACAGAATTTATTTTTAGAGCTTATTCCATGGCAAATCATCCAGCAGAAGGCAATATTGTTATGCTCAACGTTCGATTGGCGACTCCCCCATTCGATCGGAAAAATGGCGGTTTTATGAAACTAAATCCCGGTGTTGCCTCTTCTTATGTTTTTTCACTAAATCCTGGTGATAAAGTCAATGTTTCAGGGCCTTTTGGAGATTTTCATATTAAGCCCACAAAAAGAGAAATGATTTATATAGGCGGAGGAGCAGGAATGGCGCCTTTACGTTCTCATTTATTTCACATTTTTCATACTTTAAAAGAAAAAGACAGAAAAGTAAGTTTTTGGTATGGTGGAAGGTCTTCCAGGGAAGTTTTTTACACTAAAGAATATAAGGAAATAGAAGAAGAATTTCCGAATTTTGATTACAATATTGCACTTTCGGAACCATTACCGGAAGATAATTGGACAGGATATACTGGTTTTATTCATAATGTATTATTCGAAAATTATTTAAAAAATCATGAAGCTCCAGAAGACGTAGAATATTATATCTGTGGACCACCAATGATGAATGCTGCTGTACTTAAAATGCTGGACGATTTAGGAGTTCCTCAAGAGAACATTGCATTTGATGATTTTGGAGGTTAA
- a CDS encoding FAD:protein FMN transferase, which produces MTKTLFLLLGTLLMLTSCSSDKNETIKLEGNSQGTTYHITYLSQDGIQYKKQIDSLLTDIDNSMSTWFPNSIISRINNNEENVVVDDYFKTVFNKAVEVSQKTEGNFDITVGPLVNAMGFGPTNKNALSKTQVDSLLQLVNYKNVFLKNNQIIKANPEIKIDFNAIAQGYSVDVLAGFLETKGINNYLVELGGEIKAKGKKENEEWKVGIDQPTEERQLEAIINLNNRALATSGNYRKFYIEGNQKLSHIVDPKTGYPAKHNLLSTTVIADDGITADAYATAFMVMGLNKSIDFLEKNKSLKLEVYFIYDENGQWKTHTSESLKEQIKELN; this is translated from the coding sequence ATGACAAAAACACTTTTCCTTCTTCTCGGCACTTTACTAATGTTAACGAGTTGCAGTTCCGATAAAAATGAAACAATAAAATTAGAAGGGAATTCGCAAGGTACAACCTACCATATTACTTATTTGTCTCAGGATGGCATCCAGTACAAAAAGCAAATCGATTCCCTATTGACGGATATTGATAATTCCATGTCAACTTGGTTTCCCAATTCGATTATCTCTAGAATAAACAACAATGAAGAAAATGTTGTTGTAGATGATTATTTCAAAACTGTTTTTAATAAAGCTGTGGAAGTATCTCAAAAAACAGAAGGTAATTTTGATATTACAGTTGGCCCTTTGGTCAACGCTATGGGATTTGGACCTACAAATAAAAATGCGTTGAGTAAAACCCAAGTGGATAGTTTACTGCAATTGGTAAATTATAAAAATGTTTTTTTAAAGAATAATCAAATCATAAAAGCAAATCCAGAAATTAAAATTGACTTTAATGCCATTGCACAAGGTTATTCTGTTGACGTCCTGGCTGGTTTTTTGGAAACTAAAGGAATCAATAATTATCTAGTTGAATTGGGTGGAGAAATCAAAGCTAAAGGAAAAAAAGAAAATGAAGAATGGAAAGTTGGTATCGACCAACCTACTGAAGAAAGACAATTAGAAGCCATCATCAATTTAAACAATAGAGCACTAGCGACTTCTGGTAATTATCGAAAATTTTATATTGAAGGTAATCAAAAACTATCGCACATTGTTGATCCAAAAACGGGTTATCCTGCCAAACATAATTTACTAAGCACCACAGTAATTGCTGATGATGGAATTACAGCTGATGCCTATGCCACTGCTTTTATGGTGATGGGTTTAAACAAATCGATTGACTTTCTTGAAAAAAACAAAAGTTTAAAACTGGAGGTTTATTTTATTTATGACGAAAATGGGCAATGGAAAACCCATACTTCTGAAAGTTTAAAGGAACAAATTAAAGAATTGAATTAA
- a CDS encoding membrane or secreted protein, which translates to MATIFLSILLLALGIAGIAIKILVKKNGRFSGTCSSNNPLVQGDGEACGICGAKPQEKCKS; encoded by the coding sequence ATGGCAACAATTTTTCTTTCTATTCTACTTTTAGCATTAGGAATTGCTGGAATTGCCATCAAAATCCTAGTTAAAAAAAACGGACGCTTTTCCGGTACTTGTAGCAGTAATAATCCTCTGGTACAAGGTGACGGAGAAGCGTGCGGAATTTGTGGTGCTAAACCACAAGAAAAATGTAAATCTTAA
- a CDS encoding CBS domain-containing protein — translation MTVNQILSEKGNEVHSILSTITVYEALRIMGERNIGAVLVIEDNILKGILSERDYARKIVLMNKASKETFVHEIMDKEIITVKPTDDIDYCMDLITNKRVRHLPVLLDEQVIGIVSIGDVVKSIIELQKNTIDHLDSYIHGTKAQ, via the coding sequence ATGACCGTAAATCAAATATTAAGCGAAAAAGGCAATGAAGTTCATTCCATACTTTCTACCATTACAGTTTATGAAGCTTTGAGAATAATGGGGGAAAGAAATATTGGTGCTGTTCTCGTTATTGAAGATAATATTTTGAAAGGAATACTGTCTGAAAGAGATTATGCTCGAAAAATTGTATTGATGAATAAAGCTTCAAAGGAAACCTTTGTTCATGAGATCATGGATAAGGAAATTATTACGGTAAAACCAACTGATGATATAGATTATTGTATGGATTTAATTACCAATAAGAGAGTTAGACATTTACCTGTTTTGTTAGACGAACAAGTAATTGGAATCGTCTCTATTGGTGATGTTGTAAAATCAATAATTGAATTACAAAAAAACACAATTGATCATCTTGATTCTTACATCCACGGGACTAAAGCTCAATAA